In Streptomyces sp. ML-6, the genomic stretch TCCTCCTGTTCCGCGCCGGAGAAGACGTCCTCGCGCTGCGGCAGGAACTGCAGGGTCACGGCACCGCCGGTGACCTTGACGTCCGGCTCCCGGTGCAGTGGCACGGGGCCGTCGATGAAGGTGCGGGTGATGCCCATCTGGTGCAGCTTCGCGCAGGCGGTGGCGGCGCTCACGTCCGCGAGTGCCTCCACCATGCGCGCGGTCGGCCGTACGAAGGACGAGGTGTGGACCGGAGCCCGCATCGATTCGTAGGTCTCGGCCTCCACCGTCGACGCCGCTTCTCGGTCCCCGGTCGGGTTCATTCGCATGCCTCTCCGCGTACTCCGCCGCACGCAACGCCAGTGACATTATCGCCTATCGATGGTAGATAACAGCCGACCAATGAGAACTGTCAACAGCGGCAGGAGAGTTCAGTGCCCACACCATCCGTCGGCTGGTTCGACGCCGCACGCTTTGGACTGTTCGTTCATTTCGGTCTGTACAGCCTCGCCGCGCGGCACGAGTGGGTCCGCGGCCGGGAGGCCATGTCGCAGCCGGAGTACGACCGTTACCTGCGGAAATTCGATCCCGACCTGTTCGACGCGAGGGAACTGGCCCGCGCGGCACGGAAGGCCGGGATGCGGTACGCCGTACTGACCGCCAAACACCATGACGGGTTCTGCCTGTTCGACTCGGCCCTGACCGACTACACCTCGGTGCGTGCCGCGGACCGGGACCTGGTGGCCGAGTTCGCGGAGGCGATGCGTGCCGAGGGGCTGCGGGTGGGCCTGTACTACTCGCTGCTCGACTGGCACCACCCGGACTTCACCGTCGACCAGCACCATCCGCTGCGGGGTACGGCCGCGGCCGACGAGCCCCGGGACATGGTGCGCTACCGCGCGTATCTGCACGGTCAGGTGCGCGAGTTGCTGACCGGTTACGGGCGGGTCGACCTGCTCTTCCTCGACTTCACCTATCCCGGCAAGGGGCCGGCCGAGTGGGGTGCGGAGGAACTGATCTCCATGGTCCGCGAGTTGCAGCCGGGCATCCTCGTCAACGACCGGCTCGGCATCCCGGGCGACTACGTGACGCCCGAGCAGTACCAACCCGACCGCCCGTTGGAACGGGACGGCGTGGCGGTGCGGTGGGAGGCGTGCCACACGCTCAACGGCTCATGGGGTTACGACCGGGACAACCACGAGTACAAGGATCCGGCGATGCTCGTCCGGATGCTGGTGCAGTCCGTCGCCTGCGGGGGCAATCTGCTGCTCAACGTCGGCCCCACCGGGCGGGGTTCGCTTGATCCGCGGGCCCGGGAGACGCTGCGTGCCATCGGCCGGTGGATGGTTCCGCACGCGCGGGCCGTGCACGGCGCCGGGCCGAGCGCCTTCGAGGCGCCGCCGAACACCCTCTGCACGCAGTCCGGCCGGAACCTCTATCTGCATCTGCTCTCATGGCCCCTCAAGCACCTCCATCTGCCGGGCCTCGCCGGGCGGGTGCGGTACGCGCAACTGCTGCACGACGGTTCGGAGATCCGGTTCCACGAACTGGACGGAACGCAGCACGAGCACGTCAACATGGCGCCGCCCGGCCGCGCTCCGGGCACGCTCACGCTGACGCTCCCGGTCATCCGGCCGGACGTGCTGCTCCCGGTGATCGAGCTCGAACTGGACGACGAGTGAGGGCACTACAGCTTCTTCCCGCAGGTGGCCGGTGCCGGATCCCGGTCCGCGCACCGGCGATCGGCTCCCTGGCGGGGCCGTTCGGCGGGACGGTACGGATCCGGGCGGGCGGATTGGCTGCAGCACCCTTGAACATGCCGGGGTGCCACCCATAGCATCAGTAATCGATAGACGATAGTTCCCCGAGTGAGGCCCCCAGGCGCCGGGCCATCCCCGACCCCGCCCTCACCGCGCGTCAGCGAGTCCCCGTGCCACCCCGGCAGCTCGCCCGCCCTCCCCTGCCTGCGGAGCCGCAAGCCGGCAGGAAGAGCCGACTATCGATCACTCACGACTACGCAAGGGAGCGTGTCTCGAATGAGAACTACCTGGCGCCGGGCCTGCGCTTTCGCCGTGGCTCCGCTGGTGATGGCCTCCGCCGTCGCCTGCGGCGGCGGCTCCGGCGACGACGCGGAGGGCACCACCCTGCGCGTCATCGTCAACATCTCTCCGAACCTCACGGAGAAGTACTGGAACGACCTCTTCGCGCAGTACGAGAAGAAGAACCCCGGCGTGAAGGTGAAGCTGGAACTGACCGGCACGATCTCGGCGAACGCCAAGCTGACCCAGGACCTGGCGGCGGGCGACCCGCCGGACGTCGCCCAGCAGATCACGCCGACGACGGAGAACGCCTCCCTGTTCGCCGACCTCTCGGACCAGCCCTGGGCCGCCGACACCCCGCTGGCCGAGCAGTACGCCATCGACGGCAAGCGCTACGTGGTGGGGGTCGGCGAGCAGATCCAGTCGCTCGTCTTCTACAACAAGGCCGCCTTCGCCAAGGCCGGGCTCGACGCGACGAAGATCCGGACCATCGATCAGTTCACCGACGCCATGGGGAAGTTGAAGTCCGCCGGTTACAAGCCGTTGCAGACGGCCGGCCAGTGGGTGACGGGGGCCCAGTTCTCCATGATGGCGGACGCCGGTGTCCTCACCGAGGACCCGAAGTGGACGGCCAAGCGCCACGACGGCAAGGTCTCCTTCGCCGACAACGGCTATCTGCCCTACTTCGAGCACTACAAGGAGTGGATCGACTCCGACCACCTCGACAAGAGCTCCCTCGGTCTCACCTACGCGGACGGCCAGACCGCCTTCCTGAACGGCAAGTCCGCGATGTACATCATGGGTTCGTACTTCGTGCCCGCCGCGGACGCCGCGAAGAAGAGCGACGACATCGGCGTGTTCACCATGCCGACCGACGGGGCGTACCCCTCGGGCCAGTTCGGCAACATGTCCAACCCGTACGTCGTGGTGAACAAGTCGCGACACCGGGCCGAGGCGATCGACTTCGTGAAGTGGCTGGTCACCGACCCGGTCGCGATCAAGAGTCAGCTGGCCGCCGACGGAAATCTGCGGGAGGGGTTCAGCTACCCGATGTCCAGTCTCGGCACCTCGGTGCAGAAGATCCTGGACGGGGCACCGTCGGTGATCGTCAAGTCGGGCCCCACCCAGCCCATCGCCGGCTTCGGCGACGAGCTCAACAAGCAGGTCCAGTCCCTGTACACGGGCGCCTCCGCCGAGGACGCCGCCGAAGGATTGGACAAGTGGTGGAACTCGCAGAGCTGACCCGGCGGGAGCACACCGCCGCCCGGCGGCGGGTGCGGCTGCGGGAGACCGCCGTCTCCCTGGGCCTCATGGGGCCGGCCGTCCTGCTCTACACCGTGATGACCGTGATTCCGGTGGGCGTCGCGGTGTATCTCAGCCTGACGGACTGGGACGGCTTCTCGCCGTCCCGGTTCATCGGCCTCGACAACTACCGGCACCTGTTCGACGACCCGAGCTCGGGCGACGCCTGGTACGTGACCGCGCTCATCGCCGGGGTCGGCACCGTGCTCATGGTCGGCGCGGGCCTGGTGTACGCGCTGGTGCTCAAGGGACGGTCGCGCACGAACTCGTTCTTCCGGGCCGTGGCCTACTTCCCGCACGTGATCAGCGCGTTGATCCTCGGGTACCTGTGGGCGGCGATCCTCGGCACCAACGGCGCCGTCAACAACACCCTCGCCAAGTTCGGCATGGAACCCATCGGGTTCCTCTTCGACGAGAAGCTCGCGCTCATCACCCTGATCGGGGTCATCGTGTGGGCCGGGTTCGGGTTCAACGTCGTGCTGTTCGTGGCGGCGCTGCAGACGGTGCCGAAGGAGCTGCTGGAGGCAGCCGCGATCGACGGCGCCACCCGGCGCCAGACCAATCTGCGCGTGGTGGTCCCGATGATCGCGCCGGTGGTGACCGTGGCGACGGTGCTCAATCTGGTGGGCCTGATCCGGGCCTACGACATCGTGGTGAGCCTGACCGGCGGCGGTCCCGCCGGCTCGACGCAGACGTTCACCTATCTCATCCTCGCCCGTTCCTTCGAGGGCACCAAGGTCGGTTATGCAACAGCCCAGGCGGTTTTCCTGATGGTCGTGTCCGCCGTGCTCGCCCTCCTCGTGACGGCGCTGCGCAACCGTCAAGATCAAGCCGCGGCTGGTTAGGAGCAGGTGGTGGTCGTAACCGAGGCGAAGGTCCGCGAGGAGCGGACGGCACCGCCGGTGCCCGGCCCCCGGGCCGGGGACGAGCGGCGCGAGCCCCGCTCGCTCCTGCGCGGGCTGCTGCTGGGCGTGTTGTTCTTCGTCATGATCGTGCCGGTGTACCTGCTCGTCGTGAACGCGTTCAAGTCGCAGGAGGAGATCCTCGACAGCCCGTTCTCGCTGCCGCTCGGCGGTCTGACGCTGGAGCACCTCTCCGCGGCCGTCAACAGCCCCCAGTACAACGTGATCGGGGGCTACGGGTTCACCCTCTTCCTGGTCGTGGTCGTGGACGTGCTGTGCATCCTGCTGGCCGGGCCGGCCGCGTACGCGATCGCGCGCAGTCTCAAGCGCCGCACCCAACTGGTGCTGCTGTACTTCCTGGCCGGCACCTTCATCCCCGGCGCCGCCGTGATCATTCCGGTGATCTACGTGCTGCGCGAGATCGGTCTCGCGAACACCGTGACCGGTCTGGTCGCGCACGACGTGGCGACGACCCTGCCGGTGAGCATCTTCCTGTTCGTCGGCTTCATCCGCACCATCCCGGTGGACATCGACCATGCGGCAACCATCGACGGGGCGGGCAGGTACCGGACCTTCTGGACCATCATCTTCCCGCTGATGCGTCCGGCGGTCGTGACGGTGCTGATCCTCAACTCCATAGGAATCTGGAACGACTTCGTCAGCCCGCAGATCCTGCTCAGCCCGTCGTCCGGGCACTACACCGTGACGACGGCGATCTACGCCGGGGTCAGTCAGTACTCGACCGATCTGACCAAGGTGTTCCCCAATCTGCTGCTCGCGGTGGCGCCCGTGATCATCTTCTTCATCTACATGCAGCGCCACATCATCAGCGGCCTCACGGTCGGTGCGGTGAAGGGATGATCCGGGCCCGCCGTCCGCGGACCGTCCGTCGAAGGAGAAAGGACATGCTGTGCTGAGGAAATGGTGGTCACGGTCCCGTCGGGGCCCGTGGTCCGCGGGCGCCGTGCTCGCGTCCCTGTCCGTGGTGGCGGCCGCCGTGCCGGCCACCGCCGTGCAGGCCGAGGAGGGCCGGACCTACTACGTCGCACCGTCGGGCCGGGACACGGCGAACGGCCTCACGGCCCGGACCCCGTTCCGGCACATCCAGCGGTGCGCCGATGTG encodes the following:
- a CDS encoding extracellular solute-binding protein, yielding MRTTWRRACAFAVAPLVMASAVACGGGSGDDAEGTTLRVIVNISPNLTEKYWNDLFAQYEKKNPGVKVKLELTGTISANAKLTQDLAAGDPPDVAQQITPTTENASLFADLSDQPWAADTPLAEQYAIDGKRYVVGVGEQIQSLVFYNKAAFAKAGLDATKIRTIDQFTDAMGKLKSAGYKPLQTAGQWVTGAQFSMMADAGVLTEDPKWTAKRHDGKVSFADNGYLPYFEHYKEWIDSDHLDKSSLGLTYADGQTAFLNGKSAMYIMGSYFVPAADAAKKSDDIGVFTMPTDGAYPSGQFGNMSNPYVVVNKSRHRAEAIDFVKWLVTDPVAIKSQLAADGNLREGFSYPMSSLGTSVQKILDGAPSVIVKSGPTQPIAGFGDELNKQVQSLYTGASAEDAAEGLDKWWNSQS
- a CDS encoding sugar ABC transporter permease, yielding MVELAELTRREHTAARRRVRLRETAVSLGLMGPAVLLYTVMTVIPVGVAVYLSLTDWDGFSPSRFIGLDNYRHLFDDPSSGDAWYVTALIAGVGTVLMVGAGLVYALVLKGRSRTNSFFRAVAYFPHVISALILGYLWAAILGTNGAVNNTLAKFGMEPIGFLFDEKLALITLIGVIVWAGFGFNVVLFVAALQTVPKELLEAAAIDGATRRQTNLRVVVPMIAPVVTVATVLNLVGLIRAYDIVVSLTGGGPAGSTQTFTYLILARSFEGTKVGYATAQAVFLMVVSAVLALLVTALRNRQDQAAAG
- a CDS encoding carbohydrate ABC transporter permease is translated as MVVTEAKVREERTAPPVPGPRAGDERREPRSLLRGLLLGVLFFVMIVPVYLLVVNAFKSQEEILDSPFSLPLGGLTLEHLSAAVNSPQYNVIGGYGFTLFLVVVVDVLCILLAGPAAYAIARSLKRRTQLVLLYFLAGTFIPGAAVIIPVIYVLREIGLANTVTGLVAHDVATTLPVSIFLFVGFIRTIPVDIDHAATIDGAGRYRTFWTIIFPLMRPAVVTVLILNSIGIWNDFVSPQILLSPSSGHYTVTTAIYAGVSQYSTDLTKVFPNLLLAVAPVIIFFIYMQRHIISGLTVGAVKG